From Nocardia sp. NBC_00416:
ATTCCTATCCGAAGGAACTGTCCGGCGGTATGCGGCAACGGGTGGCGATCGCCCGCGCCTACGCGACCGATCCACAGGTACTGCTGATGGACGAACCGTTCGCCGCGCTGGACGCGCAGACACGTGAGCGTATGCAGCAGCTGCTGCACGAGACGCAATTGACCGAACAGCGCACGGCCCTGTTCATCACCCACAGTGTCGAGGAAGCGATCTTCCTGTCGAACAAAGTGGTAGTGCTCAGCGCCCGCCCCACCCGGGTTCGCGAGATAGTCCCGATCGGAATCGAATTCCCGAGGTCGGCCGAAACCCGGCTGTCCCCGGCCTTCGTCGAATTGCGGCGCCACCTCGAGAAACTCCTGCGTGACGAATCGGATCGAACCGACGGGACCTCGCGATGAACGGCGGGCGTCTGCGCCGGGCCGTGACCGGCCTGCTCGCGCTCCTCGGTGTGCTCACGCTGCTGTCCTCGTGCGCGCTGGAGACCTCCGGACCGCGCACCACCGCCGCGGGACTCCCCGTCATCAGAGTCGGCTATCTGCACACCCTCGCGGTGGACGCCCATATGTGGCTGGGCATCGAGGACGGCCTCTTCGAAAAGCACGGTATCGCCCTGGAGCCCGTGAAGTTCGATACCGGAACCGCACTGAGTCAGGCACTGTCCGGCGGATCGGTCGACGTGGCGGTGATGGGTGCGGTGCTGTCGAACTTCCCGGCACAGGGCGTCGGAAAGGTATTTCTCGCCAACGATATCGAATTCGATACCGCCCAACTCTGGGCGTCACCGTCCTCCGGGATCCGATCGGTGTCCGATCTGAAAGGGAAGCAGGTGATCACGGCAAGCGGAACCACCGCGCATGTATTCCTGCACAACGCTTTACGCGCGGAAGGTGTCGATCCGTCGAGCCTGAAGATCATCAATGCCGATCTGCCCGCGGCGGTCAGCGCTTTCGTCTCCGGCCAGGTGCCCGCGGTGGCACTGTGGGTTCCGTTCGACGAGACCGTGGAAAAGCAGATGCCCGACGCCCGGATGGTGGCGTCGGCGAAGGATTACTATCCGCAATCGTCCATCGTCGGGGGGTGGGTCGCCAACAATAATTTCCACGAAGAGAATCCCGAACTGCTGTCGAAGATCACCGGCGCCTGGCTGGAAGCGAACGATCTGCTGATCAACGACCGGCAGCGGGCGCTGACCACGGTCCATGATGTCGCCTACGCGGACAGTCAGTCACTCGACGCCACCCTGCGCCGATTCGAATTCGCCCGGCTGTACACCAACGACGAATGGGCCCGGATGTACGAGTCGGGCGACCTCGCACGCCAGATCGGCGATATCGAACGGATATTCGTCGAGATCGGCGGAATCGACAAATACGTCGACCCGGCCGATTTCGTCGACACCTCGATCTACACGAATTCCTACAACAACTGGAAGGTTGGCTCATGAACACCAGAATCCGCGTACTCGGGCTCGGCACGATGGGCGGGCGGGTGGCCGCCGCCGCCCGCGCGGCGGGCTTCGATGTCCGGGGTTTCGACCCGGTTGCCGACGCCAGGGACGCCGCGGCCGCCGCCGGACTCGACGTCGCCGACGATGCCGCCGCCGCGGTGGCCGACGCCGATCTGATCCTGCTGTCCGTTCCGCGGCCCGAGCACGTCCGCGCCCTGGCCGACGACGTCCTGCCCGCGGCGCCCGACGGCGCGGTCGTCGTGGATCTGTCCACCATCGATCCCACCACCGCCCGTCAGGTCGCGGCGGACCTACAGAAGCACGGCGTCACCTATATCGATGCGCCCGTACTGGGCCGGCCCGCCAAATGCGGTTCGTGGATGCTGGTCTGCGGCGGTTCCGCGGACGCGATCGACCAGGTCACCCCCGCGCTCACCGCGTCGATCGCGGCGACCGTGCTGCGCGTAGGCGACGTCGGCGCGGGTTCGGTCGTCAAGATCGCCAACAACTTGATGTTCGGCGCCATCAACGCGATCACCGCCGAAGCGCTCACCCTCTGTGAACGCAACGACGTCGACGGCGCCACCTTCGTCGACGCGGTCTCGCGCTCCGGCGCCGCGACGGTGTCGAACCTGTTCAAGGAACTCGGTCCGCGCATGGTCGCGGCCGACGACGACCCGAACTTCGCGCTGGCGCTGCTGGCCAAGGACAACAGGCTCGCACTCGATATCGCGCTCGAATCCGGGACGCCGAGCCCGCTGGCCACCGCGATCGTCGGTATCAACGACGTCGGGCTCGATGAGGGGCTCGGCGCACGCGATACCGGTGCGATCA
This genomic window contains:
- a CDS encoding ABC transporter substrate-binding protein encodes the protein MNGGRLRRAVTGLLALLGVLTLLSSCALETSGPRTTAAGLPVIRVGYLHTLAVDAHMWLGIEDGLFEKHGIALEPVKFDTGTALSQALSGGSVDVAVMGAVLSNFPAQGVGKVFLANDIEFDTAQLWASPSSGIRSVSDLKGKQVITASGTTAHVFLHNALRAEGVDPSSLKIINADLPAAVSAFVSGQVPAVALWVPFDETVEKQMPDARMVASAKDYYPQSSIVGGWVANNNFHEENPELLSKITGAWLEANDLLINDRQRALTTVHDVAYADSQSLDATLRRFEFARLYTNDEWARMYESGDLARQIGDIERIFVEIGGIDKYVDPADFVDTSIYTNSYNNWKVGS
- a CDS encoding NAD(P)-dependent oxidoreductase, which translates into the protein MNTRIRVLGLGTMGGRVAAAARAAGFDVRGFDPVADARDAAAAAGLDVADDAAAAVADADLILLSVPRPEHVRALADDVLPAAPDGAVVVDLSTIDPTTARQVAADLQKHGVTYIDAPVLGRPAKCGSWMLVCGGSADAIDQVTPALTASIAATVLRVGDVGAGSVVKIANNLMFGAINAITAEALTLCERNDVDGATFVDAVSRSGAATVSNLFKELGPRMVAADDDPNFALALLAKDNRLALDIALESGTPSPLATAIVGINDVGLDEGLGARDTGAIIKAYAALTRASQ